The following coding sequences are from one Ursus arctos isolate Adak ecotype North America unplaced genomic scaffold, UrsArc2.0 scaffold_23, whole genome shotgun sequence window:
- the PGGHG gene encoding protein-glucosylgalactosylhydroxylysine glucosidase isoform X7 encodes MENASEDPTIFTAHSLPSDPRLLATVTNTYLGTRVYHDTLHVSGVYNGASGDTHRAILPNPLNVQLEVPAETGDQLTKTFVLDTNTGSFLHTLEGPGFQASQRIYAHRTLPHVMAFSVSITRVAVGTWPITVLLRSNFSPESPDLDLHLGPDFQGARYLYGHTLTPEQPGGSQQEVHMLWTPVPPALTLGESEEDQTWEFLTVVGGSRAEAQACLVEALQLLARGTLYTVHAQAWAQLWAGCGLDVVGPLPLRQALRGALYYLLSALPQPGAPGYTCHGLSPGGLSNGSREECYWGHVFWDQDLWLFPNILMFHPEAARALLEYRVRTLGGALDNARTLGYQGAKFAWESAGSGLEVCPEDIYGTQEIHINGAVLLAFQLYYYTTQDLQLFREAGGWDVVRAVAEFWCSRVEWSPEEENYHLKGVMPPDEYHSGVNNSVYTNVLVQNSLRFAATLAQELGQPVPSEWLAVADKIKVPFDPRRNFHPEFDGYQPGVDRECRWVGRCELPDRHGGLPASGTVWIHRVQDHQGWRDLRPHVSGRGLWSVHLWRLLPGEQAGLLLLRGLCDN; translated from the exons ATGGAGAATGCCAGTGAGGACCCCACCATATTCACTGCCCATTCTCTGCCCAGTGACCCCCGGCTCTTGGCCACCGTGACCAACACATACTTGGGCACACGTGTGTATCATGACACACTGCATGTGAGTGGCGTGTACAATGGGGCTTCCGGGGACACACACCGGGCCATTCTGCCGAATCCCCTCAATGTCCAGCTGGAGGTCCCTGCAGAGACAGGAGATCAGCTGACCAAGACCTTTGTCCTGGACACTAACACAG GCTCCTTTCTGCACACCCTAGAGGGCCCTGGCTTCCAGGCCTCCCAGCGCATCTACGCCCACCGCACGCTGCCTCACGTCATGGCTTTCAGTGTGTCTATCACCCGTGTGGCCGTGGGGACCTGGCCCATCACGGTGCTCCTGCGGTCGAACTTCTCCCCAGAAAGCCCAGACCTGGACCTGCATCTGGGTCCCGACTTCCAAGGAGCCCG GTACCTTTATGGCCACACACTAACCCCGGAGCAACCTGGGGGGTCCCAGCAGGAGGTGCACATGCTGTGGACACCAGTGCCCCCAGCCCTGACCCTTGGGGAAAGTGAGGAAGACCAGACCTGGGAGTTCCTGACCGTCGTAGGTGGCAGCCGGGCTGAGGCCCAGGCCTGCCTCGTTGAGGCCCTGCAGCTGCTGGCCAGGGGCACTCTGTACACCGTCCATGCCCAGGCCTGGGCCCAGCTCTGGGCTGGCTGTGGCCTGGATGTGGTGGGGCCCCTACCCCTACGCCAGGCCTTGCGTGGCGCCCTCTACTATCTGCTCAGTGCCCTGCCACAGCCTGGGGCCCCAGGATACACCTGCCACGGCCTCAGCCCTGGGGGCCTGTCCAATGGGAGCCGAGAGGAATGCTACTGGGGCCACGTCTTCTGGGACCAG GATCTCTGGCTGTTCCCAAATATCCTGATGTTCCACCCGGAGGCCGCCCGGGCCCTCCTGGAGTACCGTGTCCGGACGCTGGGTGGGGCCCTAGACAATGCCCGGACGCTGGGTTACCAG GGAGCCAAGTTTGCCTGGGAGAGTGCAGGCTCTGGTCTGGAGGTCTGCCCTGAGGACATTTATGGGACCCAGGAGATTCATATAAACGGAGCTGTGCTGTTGGCCTTCCAGCTGTACTACTACACCACCCAG GACTTACAGCTCTTCCGAGAGGCTGGTGGCTGGGACGTGGTCAGGGCTGTGGCTGAGTTTTGGTGCAGCCGTGTGGAGTGGAGCCCTGAGGAGGAAAACTACCACCTGAAGG GAGTCATGCCCCCCGACGAATACCATTCAGGGGTCAACAACTCCGTCTACACCAACGTCCTGGTCCAGAACAG CCTGCGCTTTGCTGCTACCCTGGCCCAGGAACTGGGTCAGCCCGTCCCCAGCGAGTGGCTGGCAGTGGCTGATAAGATCAAGGTTCCCTTTGACCCGAGGCGGAACTTCCACCCTGAGTTTGATGGGTACCAGCCTG GTGTGGACAGAGAATGCAGATGGGTCGGGCGCTGTGAACTTCCTGACAGGCATGGGGGGCTTCCTGCAAGCGGCACTGTTTGGATTCACAGGGTTCAG gatcACCAGGGCTGGCGTGACCTTCGACCCCATGTGTCTGGCAGGGGTCTCTGGAGTGTGCATCTGTGGCGTCTCTTACCAGGGGAACAAGCTGGACTTCTCCTTCTCCGAGGGCTCTGTGACAATTGA
- the PGGHG gene encoding protein-glucosylgalactosylhydroxylysine glucosidase isoform X3: MENASEDPTIFTAHSLPSDPRLLATVTNTYLGTRVYHDTLHVSGVYNGASGDTHRAILPNPLNVQLEVPAETGDQLTKTFVLDTNTGSFLHTLEGPGFQASQRIYAHRTLPHVMAFSVSITRVAVGTWPITVLLRSNFSPESPDLDLHLGPDFQGARYLYGHTLTPEQPGGSQQEVHMLWTPVPPALTLGESEEDQTWEFLTVVGGSRAEAQACLVEALQLLARGTLYTVHAQAWAQLWAGCGLDVVGPLPLRQALRGALYYLLSALPQPGAPGYTCHGLSPGGLSNGSREECYWGHVFWDQDLWLFPNILMFHPEAARALLEYRVRTLGGALDNARTLGYQGAKFAWESAGSGLEVCPEDIYGTQEIHINGAVLLAFQLYYYTTQDLQLFREAGGWDVVRAVAEFWCSRVEWSPEEENYHLKGVMPPDEYHSGVNNSVYTNVLVQNSLRFAATLAQELGQPVPSEWLAVADKIKVPFDPRRNFHPEFDGYQPGEEVKQADVVLLGYPIPFHLSPHIRRKNLEIYEAVTSPKGPAMTWSMFAVGWMELKDPWRARDLLERSFANIAEPFKVWTENADGSGAVNFLTGMGGFLQAALFGFTGFRGLWSVHLWRLLPGEQAGLLLLRGLCDN, encoded by the exons ATGGAGAATGCCAGTGAGGACCCCACCATATTCACTGCCCATTCTCTGCCCAGTGACCCCCGGCTCTTGGCCACCGTGACCAACACATACTTGGGCACACGTGTGTATCATGACACACTGCATGTGAGTGGCGTGTACAATGGGGCTTCCGGGGACACACACCGGGCCATTCTGCCGAATCCCCTCAATGTCCAGCTGGAGGTCCCTGCAGAGACAGGAGATCAGCTGACCAAGACCTTTGTCCTGGACACTAACACAG GCTCCTTTCTGCACACCCTAGAGGGCCCTGGCTTCCAGGCCTCCCAGCGCATCTACGCCCACCGCACGCTGCCTCACGTCATGGCTTTCAGTGTGTCTATCACCCGTGTGGCCGTGGGGACCTGGCCCATCACGGTGCTCCTGCGGTCGAACTTCTCCCCAGAAAGCCCAGACCTGGACCTGCATCTGGGTCCCGACTTCCAAGGAGCCCG GTACCTTTATGGCCACACACTAACCCCGGAGCAACCTGGGGGGTCCCAGCAGGAGGTGCACATGCTGTGGACACCAGTGCCCCCAGCCCTGACCCTTGGGGAAAGTGAGGAAGACCAGACCTGGGAGTTCCTGACCGTCGTAGGTGGCAGCCGGGCTGAGGCCCAGGCCTGCCTCGTTGAGGCCCTGCAGCTGCTGGCCAGGGGCACTCTGTACACCGTCCATGCCCAGGCCTGGGCCCAGCTCTGGGCTGGCTGTGGCCTGGATGTGGTGGGGCCCCTACCCCTACGCCAGGCCTTGCGTGGCGCCCTCTACTATCTGCTCAGTGCCCTGCCACAGCCTGGGGCCCCAGGATACACCTGCCACGGCCTCAGCCCTGGGGGCCTGTCCAATGGGAGCCGAGAGGAATGCTACTGGGGCCACGTCTTCTGGGACCAG GATCTCTGGCTGTTCCCAAATATCCTGATGTTCCACCCGGAGGCCGCCCGGGCCCTCCTGGAGTACCGTGTCCGGACGCTGGGTGGGGCCCTAGACAATGCCCGGACGCTGGGTTACCAG GGAGCCAAGTTTGCCTGGGAGAGTGCAGGCTCTGGTCTGGAGGTCTGCCCTGAGGACATTTATGGGACCCAGGAGATTCATATAAACGGAGCTGTGCTGTTGGCCTTCCAGCTGTACTACTACACCACCCAG GACTTACAGCTCTTCCGAGAGGCTGGTGGCTGGGACGTGGTCAGGGCTGTGGCTGAGTTTTGGTGCAGCCGTGTGGAGTGGAGCCCTGAGGAGGAAAACTACCACCTGAAGG GAGTCATGCCCCCCGACGAATACCATTCAGGGGTCAACAACTCCGTCTACACCAACGTCCTGGTCCAGAACAG CCTGCGCTTTGCTGCTACCCTGGCCCAGGAACTGGGTCAGCCCGTCCCCAGCGAGTGGCTGGCAGTGGCTGATAAGATCAAGGTTCCCTTTGACCCGAGGCGGAACTTCCACCCTGAGTTTGATGGGTACCAGCCTG GAGAGGAGGTGAAGCAGGCAGATGTTGTGCTCCTGGGGTACCCCATCCCTTTCCACCTGAGTCCTCACATCCGCAGGAAGAACCTGGAGATTTATGAGGCTGTGACATCCCCAAAGGGCCCTGCCATGACCTGG AGCATGTTTGCCGTGGGCTGGATGGAGCTGAAGGACCCCTGGCGGGCGCGGGACCTCCTAGAGAGAAGCTTTGCCAACATAGCTGAACCCTTCAAG GTGTGGACAGAGAATGCAGATGGGTCGGGCGCTGTGAACTTCCTGACAGGCATGGGGGGCTTCCTGCAAGCGGCACTGTTTGGATTCACAGGGTTCAG GGGTCTCTGGAGTGTGCATCTGTGGCGTCTCTTACCAGGGGAACAAGCTGGACTTCTCCTTCTCCGAGGGCTCTGTGACAATTGA
- the PGGHG gene encoding protein-glucosylgalactosylhydroxylysine glucosidase isoform X4 — protein sequence MENASEDPTIFTAHSLPSDPRLLATVTNTYLGTRVYHDTLHVSGVYNGASGDTHRAILPNPLNVQLEVPAETGDQLTKTFVLDTNTGSFLHTLEGPGFQASQRIYAHRTLPHVMAFSVSITRVAVGTWPITVLLRSNFSPESPDLDLHLGPDFQGARYLYGHTLTPEQPGGSQQEVHMLWTPVPPALTLGESEEDQTWEFLTVVGGSRAEAQACLVEALQLLARGTLYTVHAQAWAQLWAGCGLDVVGPLPLRQALRGALYYLLSALPQPGAPGYTCHGLSPGGLSNGSREECYWGHVFWDQDLWLFPNILMFHPEAARALLEYRVRTLGGALDNARTLGYQGAKFAWESAGSGLEVCPEDIYGTQEIHINGAVLLAFQLYYYTTQDLQLFREAGGWDVVRAVAEFWCSRVEWSPEEENYHLKGVMPPDEYHSGVNNSVYTNVLVQNSLRFAATLAQELGQPVPSEWLAVADKIKVPFDPRRNFHPEFDGYQPGEEVKQADVVLLGYPIPFHLSPHIRRKNLEIYEAVTSPKGPAMTWSMFAVGWMELKDPWRARDLLERSFANIAEPFKVWTENADGSGAVNFLTGMGGFLQAALFGFTGFRGTSWTSPSPRAL from the exons ATGGAGAATGCCAGTGAGGACCCCACCATATTCACTGCCCATTCTCTGCCCAGTGACCCCCGGCTCTTGGCCACCGTGACCAACACATACTTGGGCACACGTGTGTATCATGACACACTGCATGTGAGTGGCGTGTACAATGGGGCTTCCGGGGACACACACCGGGCCATTCTGCCGAATCCCCTCAATGTCCAGCTGGAGGTCCCTGCAGAGACAGGAGATCAGCTGACCAAGACCTTTGTCCTGGACACTAACACAG GCTCCTTTCTGCACACCCTAGAGGGCCCTGGCTTCCAGGCCTCCCAGCGCATCTACGCCCACCGCACGCTGCCTCACGTCATGGCTTTCAGTGTGTCTATCACCCGTGTGGCCGTGGGGACCTGGCCCATCACGGTGCTCCTGCGGTCGAACTTCTCCCCAGAAAGCCCAGACCTGGACCTGCATCTGGGTCCCGACTTCCAAGGAGCCCG GTACCTTTATGGCCACACACTAACCCCGGAGCAACCTGGGGGGTCCCAGCAGGAGGTGCACATGCTGTGGACACCAGTGCCCCCAGCCCTGACCCTTGGGGAAAGTGAGGAAGACCAGACCTGGGAGTTCCTGACCGTCGTAGGTGGCAGCCGGGCTGAGGCCCAGGCCTGCCTCGTTGAGGCCCTGCAGCTGCTGGCCAGGGGCACTCTGTACACCGTCCATGCCCAGGCCTGGGCCCAGCTCTGGGCTGGCTGTGGCCTGGATGTGGTGGGGCCCCTACCCCTACGCCAGGCCTTGCGTGGCGCCCTCTACTATCTGCTCAGTGCCCTGCCACAGCCTGGGGCCCCAGGATACACCTGCCACGGCCTCAGCCCTGGGGGCCTGTCCAATGGGAGCCGAGAGGAATGCTACTGGGGCCACGTCTTCTGGGACCAG GATCTCTGGCTGTTCCCAAATATCCTGATGTTCCACCCGGAGGCCGCCCGGGCCCTCCTGGAGTACCGTGTCCGGACGCTGGGTGGGGCCCTAGACAATGCCCGGACGCTGGGTTACCAG GGAGCCAAGTTTGCCTGGGAGAGTGCAGGCTCTGGTCTGGAGGTCTGCCCTGAGGACATTTATGGGACCCAGGAGATTCATATAAACGGAGCTGTGCTGTTGGCCTTCCAGCTGTACTACTACACCACCCAG GACTTACAGCTCTTCCGAGAGGCTGGTGGCTGGGACGTGGTCAGGGCTGTGGCTGAGTTTTGGTGCAGCCGTGTGGAGTGGAGCCCTGAGGAGGAAAACTACCACCTGAAGG GAGTCATGCCCCCCGACGAATACCATTCAGGGGTCAACAACTCCGTCTACACCAACGTCCTGGTCCAGAACAG CCTGCGCTTTGCTGCTACCCTGGCCCAGGAACTGGGTCAGCCCGTCCCCAGCGAGTGGCTGGCAGTGGCTGATAAGATCAAGGTTCCCTTTGACCCGAGGCGGAACTTCCACCCTGAGTTTGATGGGTACCAGCCTG GAGAGGAGGTGAAGCAGGCAGATGTTGTGCTCCTGGGGTACCCCATCCCTTTCCACCTGAGTCCTCACATCCGCAGGAAGAACCTGGAGATTTATGAGGCTGTGACATCCCCAAAGGGCCCTGCCATGACCTGG AGCATGTTTGCCGTGGGCTGGATGGAGCTGAAGGACCCCTGGCGGGCGCGGGACCTCCTAGAGAGAAGCTTTGCCAACATAGCTGAACCCTTCAAG GTGTGGACAGAGAATGCAGATGGGTCGGGCGCTGTGAACTTCCTGACAGGCATGGGGGGCTTCCTGCAAGCGGCACTGTTTGGATTCACAGGGTTCAG GGGAACAAGCTGGACTTCTCCTTCTCCGAGGGCTCTGTGA